A window of the Mesorhizobium opportunistum WSM2075 genome harbors these coding sequences:
- a CDS encoding four helix bundle protein produces MEKQGGYVGRAKDLEVYKRAYAVSLEIHKATLAFPKIEQYALADQLRRSIAPFEQGDLRQSG; encoded by the coding sequence ATGGAGAAGCAGGGAGGCTACGTTGGGCGCGCCAAGGACCTCGAGGTCTACAAGCGGGCCTATGCTGTTTCTCTCGAGATTCACAAAGCCACCCTTGCCTTTCCAAAGATCGAGCAATATGCGCTCGCCGATCAATTGCGCCGATCAATTGCGCCGTTCGAGCAAGGCGATCTGCGCCAATCTGGCTGA
- a CDS encoding four helix bundle protein, protein MRSPINCADQLRRSSKAICANLAEGFAKQPHSKAEFARFISMAMGSCSEVETWISYASDLEYISKTQLDRWQQFYSHIYGMLVNLRAALK, encoded by the coding sequence ATGCGCTCGCCGATCAATTGCGCCGATCAATTGCGCCGTTCGAGCAAGGCGATCTGCGCCAATCTGGCTGAGGGGTTTGCCAAACAACCTCACTCCAAAGCTGAATTCGCGCGGTTCATTTCAATGGCGATGGGATCATGCAGCGAGGTGGAGACGTGGATTTCCTACGCATCCGACCTTGAGTACATCTCGAAGACACAACTCGACAGGTGGCAGCAGTTCTATAGCCATATCTACGGGATGCTGGTGAATCTCAGAGCAGCGCTGAAGTGA
- the pal gene encoding peptidoglycan-associated lipoprotein Pal yields the protein MGRIAALTRNPVMIALVAMLAIAGCASKKTPNSAADLGLNGAGAATPGSAQDFTVNIGDRIFFDTDSSSIRADAQTTLARQAQWLNQYKQYAIVVEGHADERGTREYNLALGARRAAAARDFLVSKGVASSRLKTISYGKERPVAVCDDISCWSQNRRAVTTLSGAGS from the coding sequence ATGGGCCGTATCGCAGCACTTACCAGAAACCCGGTCATGATCGCGCTGGTGGCGATGCTCGCCATCGCCGGTTGCGCCTCGAAGAAGACGCCGAACAGCGCCGCTGATCTCGGCCTCAACGGCGCGGGTGCCGCAACGCCCGGCTCGGCGCAGGACTTCACCGTCAACATCGGCGACCGCATCTTCTTCGACACGGACTCGTCCTCGATCCGCGCCGATGCGCAGACGACGCTCGCCCGGCAGGCGCAGTGGCTGAACCAGTACAAGCAGTATGCCATCGTCGTCGAAGGCCATGCCGACGAACGCGGCACGCGCGAATACAATCTGGCACTCGGCGCCCGCCGCGCCGCCGCCGCCCGCGACTTCCTCGTTTCCAAGGGTGTCGCTTCCAGCCGGCTGAAGACGATTTCCTACGGCAAGGAACGCCCTGTCGCGGTGTGCGACGACATCTCGTGCTGGTCGCAGAACCGCCGTGCGGTCACCACGCTCAGCGGCGCCGGTTCCTGA